acaccacaaagtgaATAAAGCAGCTACATCTAAATAAAACAGGAAGACTGAGCCCGCACATTGTCATGTTTGCATAAAAGTACAATGTAAAACACAGGATTTATAATCATCAGCAGTGATGAGTTATACATCATAAGCACCGCTCATCAAGGTGGGACACGCTGCTTTATTTAACATGGAGCAGTTCAGATTAACAGACAAGTATCCCAAAAGATAAAGCCCTATTTCACAATTGCagctgcaagattttttttttttttattaatacagTAGCAACCTACTCCCATAGTAAATTTAAATGCATATTGATTAATTTCCCTCAAACACTTTGATCCTCGTGAtttttctgacaaaaaaaaaaaaaaaaaaaaaaaaccacaagaggtttactggaaaaaaaaagaaaagtttatTGACATCAGAAGCTATTTAAATTTCAACAATAAACAAAGCGATATCCCGCCTCTCCCCAATTTTTGCTATTACAGTGGTACATAAAGATCACTAAAACGATACGTCAAATTTGAtataacgtgtcatttcaaataaacacacagaaaagcggagcagggagacaatcagatctaacttttttttttttgctttttaatgtgCTGTGCACCACTAACTAGAGTAAATACTGTAAGACCACCCTTAGTTTACACTGTACCGAGTGGAATAGTGGTCTAATAACTACCACTGGAAAAATAAGACTGCTGAACACAATACTAGTTTAGTGTTAACTATACACaaaaaaaaggaggaaaaaaaaaaactgtacagcaTAAAAACAACTGATATACACagcctgtttttgtgtgttttcttttttttattttatttttccaccACTGGATACCAACGCGTTATGTTTCAGTAAGTGAAGTGTGTACAAGAACGGTTAAATGCTTTATAAACAAGAAAACGACCACTATATGCTTCTCTCTGCCTACtcgtcatcctcctcctcctcctcttcttcctcctcctcatcctcatcttcatcctcgtcatcctcctcctcgaccttcTTCTCTGCCTTGGCCGGAGCTTTCACGGGTGCTGCACCACTGGATTTTCCGGTCGCACGATACGCAGCAACATCCTGTTAAAGATACAGTAGTAATATTGAGGACACGTGAAGAACATTTCTCCCAAACAGTTCTGTTGGAAGGTTTCCATTACACAATAAATGGTGCAATTTTGAAGTCATGAATTGAAAATACACTTAACTGGAACATGCATTCTGAAGAAGGAAAAAAGTTAATTTCGCAAAAATGTTTTTACGCACACATGAAGTGAGCGATTACAAAGTCTTATTTCATAAACCTCCAATGGAAACACTACTTTCCACCATTTCAGGTCATAGCATACAAAAAGCACATATTTAACAGGTCTTACCCTTCTGTCACCAAGACTTTTGGCATTACAGTTTTCACGAGTCGCACTAGAACGAGTTACCACGAGAAGACAAAACCCAGTCAGGGTCCTCGCCTGTGCGGTTGAGCACAGGGGGCCCCTATACCGTGACTTGGATCCCCTACACTGTAATTTGGGCCCCTATGCTGCAATTTAAAACAGCATAGGGGGATTTTCTGTCCCCCccccgccttttttttttttagaaaggacgcggaaatagtgtttcaaagggttataaatttcagAGTGTTCTGGGAAGGGATGCCCCCGTGCACTCCTACAATACTCGTGCCTGCAACGCTTGTTGTGTGGTTGAGCCTAAGTTgccccctatgctgtgaaaaaaaatcctggtgagaaccctgcaaGCAGTAGCAGCATTCAATCACTCTATGGAAAGTTGTCATTTGTTTTTTGgcaaacattctgaaaatatcactcaAGTTCAAATTCCTAATGGAAACCCAGCTAGTGAGACCAGCTGATTATGTTTACAATGGGTTACGTTTCTTTACCTTCTCATATCGCTCCTTCAGTTTGGCTGCCCTTTTCTCGTAGGGCTGCTTGTCCTCTGCAGACTTGGAGTTCCACATCTCCCCCAGCCTCCTGGCAATATCTCCAATGGTCAGGCCAGGGCTCTCACTTTTGACCTGGGGGCGGGCCTCTGAGCAGAAGATGAAGAAGGCAGATCTGGATAGACAGTCAGAGGTGGAGGGGTTAAATTAGCATCATTTAAACAACACAACTTGGTCACGATGTACTAAGACCTAACACCATCTAATCCCAAGTGTTGCCAGATGTTACTCACGGAGGTCTCTTGGGGGCATTAGGGTCCTTgaacttcttcttcttccctcCCTTGACCGGAACATAGTTCATCATCTCTCTCTCATATCGTGCCTTGTCCAATTTGGCCATGTCCTCAAACTTGCCCTTCTCCTTGGCAGACATGGTCTGAAATCAGAAGCAACGTGCTGACTCCACCTTCATTAGCAACACCTCCTGAAATATGTTTTTAAGTATTTGTAAACTGTTCTGTTCTCTTTTCGTCCCCTACCTTCCATCGTTCAGAACACTTCTTGGAGAACTCTGCAAAGTTCACAGATGCATCAGGGTGTTTCTTCTTGTGCTCCTCCCTACAGGTTTGGACGAAATAGGCATAGGAGGACATTTTCCCCTTTGGCTTCAGTTCTTTCACCATCCTGGCGgcagtaactaaaaaaaaaaaaaaattcaatgactATCAGTCGAGTCATTGCAATCCATGAGAGGGTGGCTGAGATTTTTCAGCAAGTTAAAATATCCTCCACTCTGCTATGCTAGTTGCATGTATTATATATCAGTGGTAGGAAATCTTTTGTGGCGAAATATCtgaattatataaaataataatactcaACAACTTAAGTCCAATTAACTCCCACTGAAAATGCTGAactttattttccttcatgcacatcgtcAAATGGTGCACTACCATTGTGTGAACGATCATTAAAATCAGCCAACTGATTTGGAAGGAGTTGCATTTATAGGGTAGGCAGAGTTGCAATGCCACTGGGCTGCAATGATTGAGTCATTTTAAAGACACCAAATCTTTTTTTCAAGCTTATATTTTCTGGTGTCTACTCtgaaactgacaataaaactttAAGATCATCATCTTGGGCTTTGGAAAACTGATCCAACATTTGTCACTATTTTTGGAACCAAATAAATAATCAATGAATTGAGACAGACTAATTGATAAGAAAAATAGTAGTTTGCTGCAGCCTGAGATGTCAAAATAGCTGatttacagaaaaaaaactaTTCCTTTCTCTTGTTTTATCACTCTTGACTACAGAAAATATGCACTTCAAGGACATCACTTGCAAAGgtgtaatggatttttttttttttttttaaatgaaagctgACAATTCATTACTTAAGGGTAAAATTTAGATTAAGATAGCCATTTTGCCGCAACCCGGGCTGATCTGGTCATTATATAGAATATGTGAAAACAAATCTGACTGGGCAGGTTTGCACCACTCGATAAAGATCAAGTCACCTGTTCTTACCAGTCACATCACCAGAGATCAAATTGGATTAAAATTGAAGGAAGACCTAGGATCATATGCCAAGAAAACTAATGGACAAGTCAAAAATCTGGCATGTTCACATTATATGAAGACCAGATGTGTACAGAAAACAAAGAATCAGATTAAGGCCAATTCACttatgtgaggaaaaaaaaattaagatattTCCACATAACCATTTTCCTAATTTTAAATGTAGATCAGTGTACCTAAAGTGTAAATGAATGGGGTGGAAAAAAGTGCGCAAAGCTCAAAGTGCCAAtgcgcaaaaacaaacaaataaataaataaataatttattcaagGGTGATGCCCTTTATATAAAACTCATTGATCCGTGGATCAAGTGCTATTTTAGTGCTTTGAAATGAACGGGTTTAAGGAGGACGTCACGTCAGCGGCCACAAATTAAGTTTGGAGGCTGCTGCTGGATGGCCATCAAAGTctggatttaaaaaataaagaagtgTAAAACTTGCTTTTTGTCAGTATAAATGCGTGATCTTCAAGTGTCTGGAACATTTCAGTTCATCTTTTGCTTTTGTTAAATAACTtttgacacacacaaaaagacagaaaGCACACATTAAAACGTGTTTATTAGGAGGGGGAAACACttaaaagtggggaaaaaaaaatgttttttcatcaagaaaaaaaaaatgcgatTTCATCAAAAAATTCTTCTTAAATCtacactttttgtttttaatgcaacTCTAAAGTAAAAGTGCGCGTCGACTGAAGTAGTATAGTAATGGCGCATATGGGCTCTGGTAGAGGAAAAGGAGGTCAACAACGACGGCAATATTTCTTCTTCCATTTTGTGAGAATGCCTTCTTCATGAAAGAAAGTCCCCATCAAATGTCTCCTCCCGCCTCCCGGTTCGCTTTGCGACGCGACAAATGTGTGCGGAAAGGCGGCGATCTTGGCAAAATGTTTCTCCGATTGAATCCTATTGCACTGGCCGCCTCGTATAGTAATCCATTGGGTGTGCGCTGTGCCTATGAGCGCTCACTGGCTTTCTATGAGCTCCTAATGGCCGCTCGTCTTCATCCGCTAACATGGAGAATATGGCTCCTTCTCTTTGTGTCAGCGCACAGCCATTGCACTGCGCGCAATAGAGGGCAGAGCGACCGCGGCGACCACCTCGTTTCAAAGCCCGATTTCAACGCCTCGCCGGCGTCGGAAAAATCCCCGAGAGGTGTCATTCGAATCCCCGAAGATTGAATTTTATTTTGCCGTCGTCACCTCTCATAGTTACCGGTTTGATTCCCGAGAAAAGACGGTtagaaaaagttgaagttgaactgCGCCTCTTGTCGCTGCCTCGTTTCCTATACGAATACAGTCAGCCATTATAGTAAAGCGCAGATCgtgaggggattttttttttttcaccatcttGTCGACCGAATTGCTGAGAGGGAAAATACACTTGTGTGTATTTTTTAACCGTTCGCTCTTTTTCCGTTCATCTTTTTTTCCCCACGTCTCCTCTGCCAGCGTTCAGCCTGACAGCCGTTCGGCTTCTCTAATGCACTGCAATAGGCTTATAGCTAACGGTGACTCCTCTTAACCATTGTCGCTAACGGCGCCGTCCGCCACACATTCCGGAATTTTTACACGATAACCGCCGCGTCTTTTGACTCCATTTTCACAAAAACACACGACAGGAATATTCAAAATTTTTCCTATTTACCGAAATCGACCGGTTCACTCGACTTTACCCGTAATTAATATTTTctcctttaccccccccccccaactctcaCTCCCAGGCTGAGTTCTTGACGTTGCTCTgcgtaaaaaatatatatatctttttaaaCTACACAAAGTGTCCGCTTAGCTCACAGAAGACGCGTAAGCGAGGTGTTTCAACTCGTTTTCGCCCGTTCCGACACTTTCTGCGTGATACTTACCGACGTTGTCTCTCTCGGTCTGAATGCTCTGCAATGGCTGTGTGAGGGCAAACAGGCGATACGCAGTGTCTTCAGCTCTCTAACATTACTCTCGGCAGGACTCGCACACCATTGGCTGGCGCCCTGGCTGACGCGGGCGCGATTGGACGGAGGCTTTTCATTGTCCGAATAGAAGACGAGGTCCCATTGGCTGGCTTTTGTGAAACGTCACGCTTCTTTTCGGAGGCGCGTGGATACAAAAATATTCCTGTGCGAGCATGCTGGTGCTGGTAGTAGTGTAGTGTGTTTGCTATAGTATTGAATTCAGTGCGTTGAGCTGCACAGTGTACAGTGGGCGAGTCCAGTGACTGAGGGAACGCGCTGCACCGGCTCTCAGCGACCTGCACAGCTGCTAAACGTGTTTCCACGGTCTTGCATGGGCACTTCCCCACTTCACCCACTGGCTCTATTGTGGTTCATGCTCAATCAAAGCCggcttatttgtaaattatgactTTGAAAACCCCTAACGAACTCATCGCATTTTCATATGTGGCGCACACGAGAGGCTCTAGGCGATCAGGTAAGTGGCGGTTACGCCATATATGTGACATATTAAAAGATTTAGATCAGTTATAAAAGAACCATGCTCATGATTCAGATGAATTCCACCATGGGCGGATTTGTgcacgggcttgcctgggttgAAGCCTAGGTAGCACAAATCATATGGGGGCaccatgtttttcctctgcaacATGAAGGCAGAGCATCCTCTGCCAGTAATGTGTACTGTGGCATTCAATTGTGtgttttgtcattacccataatgcaatgtagAACTCTCCAAAGgtgcattcgccctattgacgtttcaaatcctgcaaaacttcggagaggtcgctgcgctgcgtgatctcagtaacactgagaactgcattgagacgctctgatcgggctgcactttaaccgctgcacacggacaacaccattaacatcgcaacataaaactatttttatattgtgcctaaaactctcataaatatattctctgggtttatagatgttattgcgtttgttttatgtaaacatgtgagaatcacaggctgtctctccgttattttcaatgagagctgctgtgagctacgcttgcttccaaattcaaatgtattaatttatatagcgccaattcacgacaaaatcatctcaaggcgcttcacaacataaaaaacaattaaaaatttaaaacacaataaaaacaaccataaaagaaagacagcagtaaaagaatacaagattaaaaacacatcataacactaatgataaaacagggaaaataaatgagtctttaaacgtgatttaaaggtctctacagtgtccgactgccgaatgtgtgccggcagatcgttccacagagctggggcacgataggaaaaagctctgtgaccggcagactttttattcaccctgggaacacacagaagtcctgcaccctgagaacgcagggcccgagctggcacataggggcttatcaagtcagccagatagggaggtgcaagtccatgaacaattttataaactaaaatcagtactttaaaatccgatcttgcagaaacaggaagccagtgcagggatgccaagattggcgtaatgtggtcaaactttctgctccgtgtcaaaagtctggcagcagcattctgaaccaattgaggacccctgatcctggactgcggtaagccagagaatagagcattacagtagtccaatctagaagagacaaacacatgaatcaaagtctcagcatcagccatagacagaataggacgaatcctcgctatatttcgcaaatggaagaaggcagtccttgtaatgtctctaatgtggagatcaaaggacaacgtaggatcaaaaattactccaaggttcctcactttatccgtatgatgtataacacacggacctaagctaagtgctagctgatcaaattgatgccgatatctcgctggaccaaaaaccataacttcagtcttatcagaattttaaagtaggaagttactagacatccaacttcttactgatgcaagacaatcttccaaagattttatgtgagtaagattaccagcagttattggtatGTACAATTGACTCAATTGACATGATGATAtagcttcctgatcatgttgttctgcggggaaagtgaagtttgctctttaacgtcttgattattgttctttacaacactgtttgtcctctttgttccagactaatattatataatatgtctgaaattcggtttgcgcttattaaattccacgcagattaaacgtagcagacatggattatttgttataattgctttagcaagttttcagggtatcatgcagcagtctcttattaacgtgacaaaaagcatcaaaaatacatttttgtagtataatattcatttacaattgtcatcctgttgattctctatatgttgtttgactgcagtgactctctggcacacaagggattatgggatacgtcaatagggcgaatgcacATGAAATTAATGCAAGACTTGCACTTTACTCAGAGTTATTTTGTGTTCTTTCAATGGGTGTTTAAGCTAAAATGCACCAAACAAACATTAATGACAGCTGCAGGTTGCCTTGATTACACTCCCCCAAAGCTTTGGCGTTCGTAGGATAGCCATCTTTGTGAAAGATCAGAAATGTTAGCATTGAAAATACGTATTTATTCAGGGAAAGAGAAACGCAATCTCTTCCAGAGATTTCACATACATGCGCTGTTGCAGAATGATgcactgcattatgggtactggCAAAACACTGAAGTGGCTTAATCACTCTGGTGCATTAATTAGGTGATATTCACTGAGGCATGATATTTGTATCTGGAAATAAAACGGCGTGTTGTGGTGCTCATCAAAATGTGCCACTGCAGTGGGATTTGTGTAAATGCAGTTTTTACTGTTTTGCTTTCTAAATTTAAAGCCAGAAGTTTTAAAGTTTTCCTAGACCAAAGATCGATGTGTTTTTGCAAGTGTGTGCACGTGGATGATTGGTTCAGGTCAGAATATGAAAACGGCCAAGTTGACCTTGTGTAACGCTCTAATTTGGGATATCTGCTTCATCGCTTCAATAAAATAGAATGTATTTTTTCAAGCATTAGGGGCAAATAATTAATACTGTGTTCAATAAAGTGGGCGGTCCTTAGAGGGTCTTGGTGAAAGTTGATCATGCTGAAATTCAAACTTTAAATATCAAGAGCTATGTGGTGCATTCTTCTGCACAGATCATTTCTTCTTACTTCCTAAACAGTCTGTCAGTATTAGCCGTATCATTAACTGCAATTATTTTGGATTTCAAACTATTTTACAAAACACTGGGCATGTGCAATCAGAAGTGGTCAACATGTTGTGCAGTTATGTTCACTGCTGTTCTAAACCCAgttattccagttaaggatcTCACAATatcccacaatgacaatgtgaaaaatgtttttttttttttttttttttttttttttttttttagatttttggaactttattaaatatataaaaaaaaaactgtgaaatcagatgtacacaagtattcacagcctttgaagcTCAAAAgctatgaagttcaaaattgaacgcagatgcatcctgtttccactgatcatccttgagatgtttctacagcttaactggagtccacttgggataaattcatttgattggacatgacttggaaagacacacacctgtcaacaaataagatcccacagttgacagtgcatgtcagagcacaaaccaagcatgaagtcaaaggaattgtctgtagacctcagagacatgattgtctcgaggctcaaatctggggaagggtacagaaacatctcTGTGTGGTGGCCAAAttgaagccactcctgagtaaaaggcacatggaaggCAgcgtggagtttgtcaaaaggcacctgaaggactctcagaccatgagaaacaaaattgtctggtttgaagagacaaagattgaactctctggtgtgaatgccaggcatcctgtttggaggaaaccaggcaccatccctacagtgaagcatggtggtggcagcatcacactgtggggatgtttttcagaggcaggaactgggagactagtcagaagggaaagatgaatgcagcaatgtacagagacatcctggatgagaacctgctccagagggctcttgacctcagactggggtgaaggttcatctttcaacaggacaatgactctaagcacacagcaaagatatcaaaggagtggcttcaggagaactctgtgaatgtccttgagtggcccagccagagttcagacctgaatctgattgaacatctctggagagatctgaaaatgtctgtgcaccaatgctccccattcaacctgatggagcttgaaaggtgctgcaaagaggaatgagaaaaactgcccaaagataggtgcgacaagcttgtggcatcatattcaagaagactgaggctgtaattgcgtccaaaggtgcatcagcaaa
This genomic window from Thalassophryne amazonica chromosome 9, fThaAma1.1, whole genome shotgun sequence contains:
- the hmgb1a gene encoding high mobility group protein B1a isoform X2, translating into MVKELKPKGKMSSYAYFVQTCREEHKKKHPDASVNFAEFSKKCSERWKTMSAKEKGKFEDMAKLDKARYEREMMNYVPVKGGKKKKFKDPNAPKRPPSAFFIFCSEARPQVKSESPGLTIGDIARRLGEMWNSKSAEDKQPYEKRAAKLKERYEKDVAAYRATGKSSGAAPVKAPAKAEKKVEEEDDEDEDEDEEEEEEEEEEDDE
- the hmgb1a gene encoding high mobility group protein B1a isoform X1, with product MQLLPNQLADFNDRSHNVTAARMVKELKPKGKMSSYAYFVQTCREEHKKKHPDASVNFAEFSKKCSERWKTMSAKEKGKFEDMAKLDKARYEREMMNYVPVKGGKKKKFKDPNAPKRPPSAFFIFCSEARPQVKSESPGLTIGDIARRLGEMWNSKSAEDKQPYEKRAAKLKERYEKDVAAYRATGKSSGAAPVKAPAKAEKKVEEEDDEDEDEDEEEEEEEEEEDDE